One window from the genome of Pyxicephalus adspersus chromosome 6, UCB_Pads_2.0, whole genome shotgun sequence encodes:
- the LOC140333528 gene encoding apelin receptor B-like — translation MPNYEEEMQNNESEYFYYDNLNGTDDCTEKDWDLSSSLLPVFYMLVFVLGLSGNGVVIFTVWKAKPKRRSADTYIGNLAIADLAFVVTLPLWATYTALGFHWPFGSALCKISSYLVLLNMFASVFCLTCLSFDRYLAIVHSLSSANLRSRSTTVLSLGIIWFFSGFLALPSLILRETRPDGNKTVCDLDFTGFSEKENENYWIGGLSLLTTVPGFLLPLLLMTTFYCFIGCKVTVHFQNLKKEEQKKRRLLKIIITLVVVFAICWLPFHILKTIHTLGLIGALDLTCSQFNLILSLHPYATCLAYINSCLNPFLYAFFDLRFRSQCFFFFGLNKTFHGQISNTSSSLSAQTQKSEIHSLATKV, via the coding sequence ATGCCAAACTATGaagaagaaatgcaaaataatgagTCAGAGTATTTTTACTATGACAACCTAAATGGAACTGATGATTGCACTGAAAAGGACTGGGACTTATCATCGTCTTTGCTACCTGTATTTTACATGCTTGTGTTTGTCCTGGGACTATCTGGAAATGGTGTAGTCATCTTCACAGTATGGAAAGCAAAGCCCAAAAGGAGATCTGCAGACACCTATATAGGTAAccttgccattgctgacctggctTTTGTGGTCACCTTACCCTTATGGGCTACCTACACCGCTCTTGGCTTCCACTGGCCATTTGGATCTGCGCTGTGCAAGATCAGTAGCTACCTGGTGCTGCTCAATATGTTTGCCAGTGTTTTCTGCCTCACCTGTCTGAGCTTTGACAGATACCTGGCCATTGTTCACTCACTCTCCAGTGCCAACCTGCGCTCCCGTTCAACAACTGTACTGTCCCTGGGAATTATATGGTTCTTCTCAGGGTTTTTGGCACTACCCAGTTTGATTCTCCGTGAAACACGCCCTGATGGCAACAAGACTGTCTGTGACCTGGACTTCACTGGCTTCTCCGAAAAAGAGAACGAGAATTATTGGATTGGAGGGCTCAGCCTCCTCACCACTGTGCCAGGCTTTCTTCTTCCGCTGCTTCTTATGACCACCTTTTACTGCTTCATTGGCTGCAAGGTAACTGTCCATTTTCAGAACCTTaaaaaagaagagcaaaaaaagagaagactCCTGAAGATAATTATCACACTTGTTGTtgtgtttgctatttgttggctGCCATTTCATATTCTGAAAACCATCCATACCCTAGGACTCATAGGTGCTCTAGACCTTACCTGCTCACAGTTTAACCTGATTCTTAGCCTGCACCCTTATGCTACATGTCTGGCATACATCAACAGCTGCCTTAATCCTTTCCTCTATGCCTTCTTCGACCTTCGGTTCCgctcccaatgtttttttttttttggacttaaCAAAACCTTCCATGGACAAATCAGCAACACCTCCTCCAGCCTAAGTGCCCAGACGCAAAAATCTGAAATACACTCTTTGGCAACTAAAGTTTAA